In Desulfopila inferna, the DNA window GAAAATCTCCCGACAGGGAGCTTGAGGGCATCAAGATTGCCGGTGAAACCATTGCGGTGCTGCGGCGCGCGGCCCAAGGTGTCAAGGTCCAGACGCTGGGCTGGGAACACAAGCTTCCGGATATTCTTGATGCCGCCGGAATCTGATTCGTGCAGATGTTGACAATAAAGGCTGAACTGTACCCTTTCAATCAGTGACTAAGAAGGTAGAAATGCAGAATACAAAAGAACTTCCAACCAGCAATAAGGTGCTTGTTATAGGCGGTGGCCTTGGTGGCATTCGCACCGCACTTGATCTGGCAGAAGCTGAAAAGGATGTGATCCTGGTCGATAAGTCCTATAATATCGGTGGACTGATGACCCAGCTTGACAGAACCTTTCCCACCAATAACTGTGATTTGTGCACTATCTCTCCAAATCTTTCGGAGAGCGGCAGACAGAAGCATATTGAGCTCCAGGCGATGACCACGGTGCTCGGTATTAGTGGAGAAAAGGGAAATTTCACGGCCAGCCTGCAGACCAGACCGCGCTACATAAATCTGGAAAAATGTACGGCCTGCGGTGAGTGCCTCAAGGCATTTCCCGAATGTGTGCGTTTCACGCCTGGGCTTGATCACCGTGCCCCGACCTGTATGCGCTATCCTCAAGCCATTCCGCAGGCATATTCGATCGATCTGGAAAAATGCGATGACATCAAGGCCCTGGTCAAGGTCTGTCCGGCTGGTGCCATCATCCCCGATGATATCGGCAGAAACCGGGAGGTGAAATGCGGTGCCGTTGTTCTAGCCATGGGTGCCGAGCTTTTTGACCCCAGCCATCTCGATTATCTGGCCTACTCCGCCCAACCGGATGTAGTTACCAGTCTGGAATATGAACGGATCCTTTCGGCTTCCGGGCCGACCCAGGGTATGCTGCTGAGACCGTCCAACAATGAACGGCCCAAGAAGATTGCCTGGCTCCAGTGCATCGGCTCCCGCGGCATCCAGAAGGGTGCGGGCTCCCACTGTTCCAGTGCCTGCTGTATGTTTGCCCTGAAGGAAGCAATGGTCACCAAGGAGCGTTTTCGGGATGATATCGAAACCACCATTTTTTATATGGATATGCGTACCTTCGGCAAGGATTACGAGCTGTATTATCAGCGGGCCAAAAATGATTTCGGCGTCCGTTTTATCCACAGCCGGCCCCACTCTATCCTCCAGGCCGAGGGTGAAAAGGATCTGCATCTCTCCTATACGCTCGAAGGCAATGCCAGTCAGATCACCGAATCGTTCGACATGGTGGTTCTCTCCACCGGCTTTAAGGTCGGCGAAGAGAGCAGGGAGCTTCTGGAAAAGCTTGGCCTGAAAATCAACAGCAATAATTTTCCGGTCACTGCCGGATTTAATCCGGTGGCGACCTCTAAACCCGGAATTTATGTCTGCGGCACGCTTCAGGAGCCAAAAGACATCCCCGAAACCATGGTTCAGGCCAGCGCCGCAGCATGCATGGCGGGCAAGGATATTGCGCCTTCCATAGCCGATGAAGATAAGGAACCATTGATGCCGGAAAAAGACATCAGCGGAGAAGAGCCCAAAGTCGGGGTCTTCATTTGTGACTGTGGAGAGAATATCGGTGCGGTTGTCGATGTGGAACAGCTCGTGGAATATGCGGCCGGGATTCCCGGCGTTGCCGTTGCCGAGGCTAAAGGGCATGGCTGCAGCCGTGAATCAATGGAACAGATCAAGTCCACTATCATCGAGCAGGGACTTAACCGCGTTGTCATTGCCGGTTGCTCTCCGAGAACCCATGAAGCCAAATTTCAGGAGTTGATTCGTCAGGCCGGTTTGAACAAGTATCTTCTGGAAATGGCCAATATCCGCGATCAGTCCACCTGGGTTCATGGAGCCGAACCCGCTCTTGCCACCGGCAAGTCCAAGGATCTGATTCGGGTGGCGGTTGGCGGAGCCATCGCCTCCAAGCCGCTTTCCGAGCACAGTCTGCCCATGAATAAGAATATTCTGGTGGTTGGGGGAGGCGTTACCGGTATGACAACGGCCCTGGAGCTTGCCGGACAGGGATTTAAGGTATACCTGGCTGAGAAGAGTCCATCACTGGGAGGTGTGGCCAAGTCGCTGCGCAAAACCCTGGAAGGCGATGATGTCCAGGCCCTGGTGGCTGACCTCATTGCCCAGACGGAGGCTCACGAGAGTATAGAAGTGATTACCGGAGCAATCATTGTTGATCATACCGGTATGCCGGGGATGTTCAAAACTGGAATGCAGGTTGGCAAGCAGATGTTTTATCGGCAGATTGAACATGGCGTCACCGTCATGGCCACCGGTGCCCTGCCAAACCGTCCCAAGCAATATCTTCTCGGTGAAAACGACAATGTGCTCACCCAGCTGGAGATTCAGACTCTCATTGAGGACAAGCCGGAGACTGTCAAGACCTGGGACAACGTGGTCATGATCCAGTGTGTCGGCTCTCGCAATGAAGAAAATCCCAATTGCTCGAGAATCTGCTGCCAGAATGCGGTAAAAAACGCACTGCGGCTGGTTGAGACCAATCCGGATATTCGCGTGTTCGTACTTTACCGCGATATGCGAACCTATGGCTTCCAGGAAGAATATTATCAGAAGGCTCGGGAGAAGGGCGTCATCTTTGTACGCTATGATAGCGATGCTCCTCCAACGGTCAAAGAGGCGGGCAAGATTATCGAGGTTAGCTTTACCGATCCCATTCTCGGTATGAATCTGACAGTTGCGGCTGACTGTCTCTGTCTCAGCACCGGTCTGATTGCCGATAAAGACTCCACAGAGGAACTTGCGCAGGTCTTTAAACTGCAGCGCACCGGTGATGGATATTTCCTGGAGGATCATGTCAAGCTGCGGCCGGTAGACCTGGCCATGCCCGGCTTTTATGTGGCCGGAACGGCGCATTCGCCCCGGTCCATCCGGGAGAGTCTGGTTCAGGCCCGCGCCGCCGCATCCCGGGCACAGGCGCTGTTGGCCAGGGACTTCATCAACCTGGGAGCGGCATCTGCGAAAGTTGATGGAAATAAATGTGCGGCCTGCCTGATTTGCGTCAGGGCCTGTCCCTTCGGCATTCCCTTTATTAATGCGGAGGGCTATTCCGAGATAGATCCTGCACAATGTCATGGCTGCGGGCTGTGCGCTTCCGAGTGTCCGGCCAAGGCTATTCAGCTGATGCAGTTTGAAGATGATAGAATTCTAGCAAAAATTGAAGATTTGTTTGAAAGATTGGAGGCCAAGGCATAATGGAGAAATTCGAACCGGTAATTGTGGCATTCTGCTGCCACTACTGTGCATATACGGCAGCCGACATGGCAGGCAGCCAGAGGCTGCCTTATCCTGCCAACGTCAAGATCATCCGGGTCCCATGTTCCGGCAAGGTTGATGCCATGCATATTGTCAAGGCCTTTGAAAAAGGGGCTGACGGTGTCTATGTGGCGGGTTGCCTGGAGGGTGACTGCCACTTTAAGAACGGCAACAACAGGGCTGCAAAAAGGGTCGAATATGTCCAGAAGTATCTGGATGAGATCGGCATAGAAAGCGAACGGCTGCAGATGGTGCGGATGTCCGCCGGAATGGGGTATCGCTTTGCCCAGATAGCCACCGAGATTACAGAAAAAATCCGCGAGCTCGGACCGAGCCCGATTAAGTCAGGCGCCGCCGAAAAAGCCGGCAAAGTGACCTGTTGATGGAAAATTCAGAAGGAGAGTGAACGACAATGATCACTGCTGAGAGAAAACCCTTAGAAGAACTGATTGAATATATCAAACCCTACAAGCGTATCCTGCTGCTCGGCTGCAACGAGTGTGTAACGGTATGCGCCGCCGGCGGGCGCAAGGAAGTGGGGCTTCTGGCCTCCGGTCTGCAGATGGCCCTGTTGAAGTCGGGAAGTTCCATCGATATCAGGCAGCACACCCTGGAGCGACAATGCGACCCTGAATATGTCGAAGAACTTGTTCCCATGATCGGTGGTGCCGAGGCTATCATGTCCATGGCCTGCGGCTGTGGTGTCCAGCAGCTTGCCGCCAGATTCAAGGATATGCCGGTTTTTCCGGCGGTAAACACCAAATTTATGGGCGCATCCGAACGTCAGGGTGTCTGGGCGGAGCGCTGTCAAGGCTGCGGCGACTGCATGCTCGGACGGACGGGCGGCATCTGCCCAGTTGCCAGGTGCGCCAAACAGCTTATGAACGGCCCCTGCGGCGGTTCAGCAGGTGGAATCTGCGAGATTGGCGATGATGTTGATTGCGCCTGGCAGCTCATCTGGGATCGTATGAAGGCACTCGGCATAGAGGAGAGCTTTGTTGAGATAACGCCTGCCAAGGATTGGAGATCCGGCGGAGGCAGTGGACCGCGAAAGATAATTAGAGAGGATTTAGCAGAATGAAAACCGATAGCAATCTAGAAAAAGTATTAGCCGCTGGTCATCTTGCCGTTACCTCGGAATGTGGTCCCCCTCGTGGTGCTATGCCTGAAGAGGTAGTCAGGAAGGGAAAATTTCTTGAAGGCGTGGTCGACGCCGTCAATATCACCGACAATCAGACGGCAATGGTGAGGATGTCAAGTTTTGCCGCATCCGTTATCGCCAAGCAGCAGGGACTGAATCCCCTGCTGCAGATGGTAACCCGGGATCGTAATCGGCTTGCCATGCAGGCCGATATCATCGGCGCCTACTCCCTGGGTATCGATACCATGCTCTGTCTTTCCGGGGATCACACCAAATTCGGTGATCACCCCATGGCTGCCAATGTTCATGATATTGATTCCATTCAGCTCATCCAGATGGTAAAACAGATGCGTGATGAAGGTCTGTTCCAGGGCGGAGCCGAGCTTAAGGGCCCGCCGCCGAAGATGTTCATCGGTGCCGCCGCCAACCCCTTTGCCGATCCATTCGAGTTGCGGGTAATGCGTCTGGCAAAAAAAATCAACGCAGGTGCTGACTTTATTCAAACTCAGTGTATATTCAATGTTGATAAGTTCGAAAAGTGGATGGAAGGCGTTCGGGCGAAGGGCCTGCATGAAAGATGCTATATTCTGGCCGGCGTCACCCCGATAAAATCTGTTGGTGCGGCACGCTACATGAAAAACAGGGTGCCGGGCATGGATGTTCCGCAGGAGATCGTTGATCGTATGGCTTCTGTTCCCAAGGAGAAGCAGCCGGATGAGGGCGTGGATATATGTCTGGAAACCATGGAACGCCTAAAAAACATTGAAGGCGTTGCCGGATTTCATATAATGGCAATAGAGTGGGAAGAGAAGGTAGGGGAAATTGTCAAAAGGGCAGGTCTCTACCCAAGACCTCAGGTGTAGAAAGAACGTGCAACCGAGATTGTCAAAGGAGGAGTAGACTGATGAGCGATAAAAAACTCATTCTGGTAGTGGATGATGATACTGATCTGGTGGAAATGATTTCCATGAAACTGGAAAGCGAAGATTTCCGTGTGGCCAAAGCATACGATGGTGTCGAGGCTCTTGATAAAATAAAAGAAGAAAAACCAGTTCTTATCATTCTTGATGTGATGATGCCCAGGAAAGATGGCTATGCCCTCTGCGATGAATTGAAAAATTCCGAGGAGTACAAGGACATCATCGTTGTTCTTCTCACCGCGGTTTCGGATGCTATTAGTTCCACAAACTACACGCACATGGGTGGCAAGACCACCCTGGCCGATGATTTCGTGCCAAAGCCGATAGACCTCGACAAGCTCATGGAGATAGTCAAAGATAATCTGTAGCAGGCTGTATGGGACATTCCGGGAACGGCAGTTCCCGGACAGTCCCATGAGTTTCGCATGGAAAGACCGGCAATGGTGCGGGCTTCCAGGCCTTCATCATTCCTGAGGGGCATGACATGGTTGATACAGTCGGAATTGGCGGTATCAAACTGAGCGGCAAACTGATTCAGGTTGATTTTCTGGAGCGGAAAACTCCTGGTGAGAAACTTATTCGATTTCTGCGCAGGATCGCCTCAGCCAAGATCAGCATTCCGCATCTGCATCAGGGAGAAGCCGGCAAAGCAATGCAGACCACTATCTGTATTGGTGCCGAGGATTTTCAAGGGTTGCAGGCCGATACCGATGCGGAGACGCCGGAGGGATGGAGCAGAATTCTGCCGTCGGTCGGCACCATTTCCCTGTTTCCCCACGGTCACGATCTGTCTCTCTGTTCACGAGCTATTTCTGCACTGGCACAAAAAAACATCCCTCTTTACGGAATAAGCTCATCCGTATCCACGCTTGTCATTCACACCGACTATTCCCTGCTGGACAGTGCGGCGGAAGCATTGCTGACAGTTTGCAGGCTCCCGAAAAATCATACGCCTCTTCGCCCTGTAGTCCTCCTCGATGGTGAAGCCGTGGAAACCGTAGCGGTGTATTGGGAACCGAAAATACGCATCTACGGCATGGAGATTATTAAGGACTTGATCTCTGTGCAGCTTGACTGCCCGGCGGCTGTCTTGCAAGGTGATTGCCGGCATGAGTTCAGGGCATTGAAGGGAAAATTCCGTCAGGTGGCTTTACAGACAGGTCCGCAGGATAGAGTGACATGCGTTTTTCTGGTTGAGCCCGGAGGCAGAGACCAAATCTGCGCGGGACTGGAAAAAATAGCGGAATGCCAACCGGGATCACATCTGGCGGTCGGTGTTGGCAGGGAACTCATCTCTTTTCATGGACCGCACTTCCATGATCGCTACGGCATTGCCGGACTGACCTTCTCGACATTGATGAAAAACGGTATTACTGCATTGGCTTCAGGGTGTACCGGGACCAGTGTTCACCTGGTCGTGGCCGCAGGCATGAGTGAGCATGTCGAGAAATGCCTGAAGGAAATCTGTATCATCCCTCAATAGCCGAATACTGAAAAAATATTATCGGGCAGAGAGGCAAGGGAGATTTATTGAAGAATTACTCTTTACATAACGGATGATCATGACCCAAAAGGAAACTGAACTGGACTGGCGGCTGCGGGTTTTTGACTCGCTGTCCTATCCCACCAGAATTCTCAAACCCGATGGCACCATCATAGCCGTCAATCAAAGGTTCATTGAGATTATCGATGGCAGCACTGAAGAAATCATCGGAAAAAAGTGCAACGACATCAATCGGATCCATGCACCCGATCAGCAGTTCCCCAGTGGTGAAGACTGCCCACTGTATAAGGCGGTTAAATATAAAACAGGACAATCGGTTGTATTTAATATTGTTGACCGCAACGGCAAACAGAAATGGGAGGATCGCGTATTTTCACCGATTTTGGGTGATAATGGAGAGGTCAGGTATGTCATAGAGAGCGTTCGCGATATAACCCGCGTGAAGATTCTGGAAAAGATGTACAACGGCATGCGCCAGCTTATCGACAATGTCGTGCAGAGCTCGGTTTCAGCGATAATGGCCGCCGATCGTCAGGGCAATATCATTTTAATGAATGCGGCGGCGGAGAAGCTCTTCGGTTATACCGCACAGGAGGCCAATGAGGTCAACATTGAAGACTTCTATCCCAGGGGAGTGGCGCGGGAGATCATGCGGAAGCTCCGTGATCCCGATATCGGCGAAAAGGGAAAGCTGCCGGTCACCAATGTCCATATTCTTACCCGCAATGGTCAAGAGATTCCTGTGGAAATGACCGCTGCGATCATTTATGAGGACGGCAAGGAATCGGCGACGGCGGCAATTTTCAATGATTTGCGGGAAAGACTGGCGGTTGAGAAGCAGTTAAAGGAAGCGCAGAGTCAGGTTATCCAGACTGAGAAAATGGCCTCGCTTGGTCGCCTGGCTGCGGGTGTTGCCCATGAAATCAACAACCCACTCACCTCCATTCTGCTCTACAGCAACATTATGCAGGAAAAAATGACAGGTGAAAATTCAGTACGGAAAAACCTGGATTATATTATAGAGGATGCAGAGCGCTGCCGGGATATTGTTAAGAACCTGCTGGCCTATAGCCGGCAGACAAACCCCAAAAAGGAAGTATTTCTCATCAATGCCCTGGTTAATGAAAGTCTAGGCTTGATCCGCGATCAGAAACTCTTTCTGCATGTCAAGGTGATCAAGGATCTCGCTGATTACCCGATCTATATAGATGCCGACAGGAATCAGTTGTGCCAGGTGGTTATTAACCTGATCATGAACGCAATAGATGCAATGGCAGGGAATGGTCTGCTCACTATCAGGACATACGGGGTGCCGCGAACTGGCAAGGCCTACCTTGAGGTCTGTGATACCGGCTGCGGTATCCCGGAAGAAAACCTCTCCAAAGTTTTTGATCCTTTTTTTACAACAAAAGCTCCGGGCAAGGGCACCGGTTTGGGACTGAGCATGGCCTATGGAATACTTGAGGAGAACAAGGGGCGTATTTCTGTGAAGGAGACGGGTCCAGCGGGAACCACAATTATGATGCAGTTGCCGGCGCTTGCCGACTGTGAAGGCCTGCTTTTTGATTCGATAGGTTAGTTAGTGCCTGTCCATAAAATGGCACTTTCTGAGTCTATGTTTAACTGCCCTAACTCTCGGAGTCTCATTGCTTCGCTTACCGGTTGCTCTCAAAAATTTTATCCTCGGAGGTAAGTGTGATTCCGATATCAGGTATGCCTGTGGTTAAATCATCGAACGCCTGGATTCAGAACAGCTAAGCGTAGACTTCGGATAGCGTGGGCTTCGAAATTGCTCATCTGGACAGACACTAGTTAATATCAGTGGGGGACGAACAGGAGAAAAAAATGGAAGGAGAGATGGAAAAACCACGAATTCTTGTTGTCGATGACGAGGAGAGGATTCGCGATGCATGTAAAATGGTTCTCGAAGATGAGGGTTACGTGGTGGAAACGGCCGACAATGGGACTCTCGGCATGCAGATGATAGAGGCTGAGCATTATGATGTGGTTCTCCTCGATCTTATGATGCCGGTCATATCTGGCCTTGATGTGCTGCCCAGGCTGACGGAGCAGCATCCCGACACTGCGGTCATTGTAATTACAGGTTATGCAACGGTCGAACATTCAATAGAGGCAATGAAAAAAGGAGCTTTCGATTTTATTCCCAAGCCTTTTTCTCCTGACCAACTGCGGGCTGTTGTGGCCAAATCGATCAAATATACCCGGGCTCTTCAGGACATCAGTGATTCCAGGTCGCGCCTCCGGGCTATGGTGAATCGCCTGCTCGACGGAGTAATGACCACTGATGCCGACAAGAAAATTGTTCTCGCCAATCCCGCTTTTCTCGATTTGATCGGGTTCACCGGAAATCAGGTGCAGGGAAAAACGGTCGAGGAGGTCATTGACAATGAGGAGATTCTCCAGATTATCGGCGAGGCATTGGCCATGCCGGTGGATGCCATTGCCGGATCATATAAAGAGATTTCGCTGATCTCCGGGGAAAAAGATACCACCAGAGTGGTGGGTGCCAATTGCGCGCCGTTTCGCAGCAGGACCGGGCAAATTCAGGGGATGACAATCGTTTTACATGATATTACCGCAGTAAAGGAGATGGACAGAATGAAGTCGGATTTCGTTTCCATGGTCTCTCATGAGATCAGAAGTCCGATGAATTCCCTTCTTGCCCAGATAAAGGTAATTCTTGATGGACTAGCCGGTGATGTAACCGAGAAGCAGCGACAGATATTGGAAAGGGCCTCGGGTAAGGTCAATAATCTGGTGAACCTGGTCTCCGAACTGCTTGATCTTGCCAAAATCGAAGCGGGAATAGTGGGTGGGCAACAGGAAGAAATTCAACTCAGAGAATTGCTTCAGGATCAAATAGATTTCCACAGACCGGCGGCGGAACAGAAGGATATCCGGCTTCAGCTTGAAATTGAAGAGGAAATTCCGGCGATTGAGGCAGACAAGCAGAGCATGGAGGAGGTTATGACCAACCTGATAACCAACGCCATTAAATATTCGCCGGCAAAGAGTGAAGTTATCGTTACAGCGGGAAAGGAGGGCGAATTTGCTTCAATAAAGGTACGTGATACCGGTTACGGAATCCCCGAGGAGGATCTGGCGGAAATATTTACACGGTTTTATAGGGTGAAAGATAAAAATACCAGAGAGATTCATGGGACCGGGTTGGGACTTGCCATTGTAAAATCTATCGTGGATGCTCATCAGGGCTCCATTGGTGTCGAGAGTAAACTCAATCAGGGCACGACATTTACCGTCCTTCTGCCGCCAAAGGGAAATGCATAAAGGGGGTTTGCCGGAACATTATCAGGTGCTACAACGTGGCATAATGACTGGCCAGTGATTATACTACTGACTGTGACAGCGCTTTCTTTTTGAAAGCCGGCGGTGCGGGCTGGAGGAGAAAGAAAAAAACGTGTAGACAAAGAGTTTTTTATGCAGAAAATAATACCTGTTATTCCGGAATTACCGGATTTAGTCAGTGTACCTCAGGCTGCAAAATATCTGGGGGTGGGACGCAAGGTGGTATATCAGCTGTTGGAGTATGGCGAACTAAGAGCCATCCGGCAGCAGGGAAAGATCTGGATTGATCCCTGCAGTCTCAAGGAATTTCATGATCAGGGAAGAATGGTCTGATCTCACTTCCAAAAAGTAATATAAACAGGGTAAAGCTACACATTCCGAAATGGCTTTACCCTGTCAACTTTCACGCTGTTTCTCAGAACGGGGATGTCATTGGCGGATATGTGACCGACAAACGCTACTCCTGCGACCGGGCTTTTTACACAGGGGGCCGGTTTATTGGAATTTGGCTTGTTATGTTAATTCCTTGAGGGATATTTCCTGGCGTAGACAATTCTTGCAGATCCCGTCGACCCGGACTTCGACCCGGTCAATTTCACCGGAGAAACTTTTCTTTAGCTTTTCCAGGTCAACTGCCATGCTCTCCGGCTGGAGGCAATCGAGCCGACCACAGCGCGTGCAGTAAAAATGAGGGTGCGGAGCGTGGTTTTCGTTTGGCCCCATACCGTAATGGGCCGCCCGGCTTCCTGTACTTATCCTTTCCAGGATATTATTTTCCACAAAAAGATCCAGAATTCTATAAACAGTCACCCGGTTTATTCGGTGAAATTCCTGTATGGCGTTGAAAATTGCGACGGCACTGAGAGGATGGCCGTTGTTGCCGATAACCTCAAGGAGCCGACGCCGTTTGGAAGTCGGTTCAAGTCCGGCGGATTCGATTATCCGGGTATAATCGCAGCGGCTGCACATAGCTATTTGTTCACTCTTTTGACTTCCTCTTCATGGCTTCGTATCATACTTCTCTTCCTTCCCAAAAGGATGACCCTGTCGGTGAGGAGAGAGAGAAAGAAGGCAATGCCTGCCAGAAAGATAATAACAGCACCCGACGTCAAATCGAAGGCATAGGAGGCCCATAGACCGCCGATAGTGAAGATCAAGGCCAGGCAGCAGGAGAGCATCATCATCTGGAAAAGCGATCTGGTATATTTTTCGGCAATATAGGGTGGAATCGTCAGCAGGGCGATTACCAGAATGAGGCCGACTACCTGGACCACCATCACCACAGTAATCGCGACAATGCCGATGAGCAGAAAGTACAGGCCCCTGACCGGTACTCCGCGAACCATGGCAAATTCTTCATCATAGGACATTACCAGGAGATCCTGGAAATAATAGGCAATCAACAGGAGAATGAGGCCGCCGATGATAGACATGGTGAGCAGATCCGAGAAAGGCACACTGAGAATGCTGCCGAAAAGATAACTCATTAAATCGACATTATATCCGGGTGTCATATCCAGGAGAAGGATGCCTGTAGCCATACCTACGGCCCAGATAACGCCGATAATGGTATCGGAACGCTGTTTCGACTTGATAGTCACAGCGGCCATGAACATGGCGGCAAGGAAAGAAAAGCCAACGGCCCCGAGCATATAGGGGATGCCGAGGTAAAACGACAGTCCTATGCCGCCATAGGCGCTGTGGGCCACTCCGCCGGAGAGAAAGACCAGTCTATTGACGACGATAAGAGTGCCGATAACCCCGCAGATGACACTTGCCAGCACACCTGCCATAAGGGCATTGCGCATAAACTCGAAATGAAGTGCCTCAATCATTGATGCCTCCTGACTTTTCCTGCTGCATGGCAATTTTCTGAGAGACGGCTTCCACGGGGCAGGATTCGTCCACGGAACAGGAATAAAAAGCGCTGAGCAGTTCGCTGGATGTTTCAAAGCTCCGGTGATAATGCAGTCTTTTATTGACGCAGGCTATCGATTTGGCATAGGAAGAGATGGTCAACAGGTCATGGCTTGCCATAAAAATTGTTAACCGACGGTTGAGAGAGCTGAGAAGTTCATAAAAATCCGCCTGTCCTTTCGTATCTATACTGGCTGTCGGTTCGTCCAGCACCAGGAGGTCCGGTTTGGTAACCAGGGCGCGGGCGATGAGAATGCGCTGTCGCTGTCCTCCGGAGAGATCGGTAATCTTGGCATCGGCAAGAGTAGAGATGCCCATCTGCTCGAGGGCATCCAGCGCATCTTCCCGATCGCTTGGAGAATGCCTGAAAAATAATCTTCTCTTGGGAGTATGCAGGCCCATCAGCACGATATCCAAAGCAGTGGCGGGAAAGCTGAGATTATGATCGATCTGCTGTGGAACATAGCCGATTGTAGTCCGGCCGGATCCCAACGGCCTGCCGCTGAGTTTTATTG includes these proteins:
- a CDS encoding methylenetetrahydrofolate reductase C-terminal domain-containing protein, with the protein product MITAERKPLEELIEYIKPYKRILLLGCNECVTVCAAGGRKEVGLLASGLQMALLKSGSSIDIRQHTLERQCDPEYVEELVPMIGGAEAIMSMACGCGVQQLAARFKDMPVFPAVNTKFMGASERQGVWAERCQGCGDCMLGRTGGICPVARCAKQLMNGPCGGSAGGICEIGDDVDCAWQLIWDRMKALGIEESFVEITPAKDWRSGGGSGPRKIIREDLAE
- a CDS encoding helix-turn-helix domain-containing protein, with amino-acid sequence MQKIIPVIPELPDLVSVPQAAKYLGVGRKVVYQLLEYGELRAIRQQGKIWIDPCSLKEFHDQGRMV
- a CDS encoding methylenetetrahydrofolate reductase is translated as MKTDSNLEKVLAAGHLAVTSECGPPRGAMPEEVVRKGKFLEGVVDAVNITDNQTAMVRMSSFAASVIAKQQGLNPLLQMVTRDRNRLAMQADIIGAYSLGIDTMLCLSGDHTKFGDHPMAANVHDIDSIQLIQMVKQMRDEGLFQGGAELKGPPPKMFIGAAANPFADPFELRVMRLAKKINAGADFIQTQCIFNVDKFEKWMEGVRAKGLHERCYILAGVTPIKSVGAARYMKNRVPGMDVPQEIVDRMASVPKEKQPDEGVDICLETMERLKNIEGVAGFHIMAIEWEEKVGEIVKRAGLYPRPQV
- a CDS encoding PAS domain-containing sensor histidine kinase, with product MTQKETELDWRLRVFDSLSYPTRILKPDGTIIAVNQRFIEIIDGSTEEIIGKKCNDINRIHAPDQQFPSGEDCPLYKAVKYKTGQSVVFNIVDRNGKQKWEDRVFSPILGDNGEVRYVIESVRDITRVKILEKMYNGMRQLIDNVVQSSVSAIMAADRQGNIILMNAAAEKLFGYTAQEANEVNIEDFYPRGVAREIMRKLRDPDIGEKGKLPVTNVHILTRNGQEIPVEMTAAIIYEDGKESATAAIFNDLRERLAVEKQLKEAQSQVIQTEKMASLGRLAAGVAHEINNPLTSILLYSNIMQEKMTGENSVRKNLDYIIEDAERCRDIVKNLLAYSRQTNPKKEVFLINALVNESLGLIRDQKLFLHVKVIKDLADYPIYIDADRNQLCQVVINLIMNAIDAMAGNGLLTIRTYGVPRTGKAYLEVCDTGCGIPEENLSKVFDPFFTTKAPGKGTGLGLSMAYGILEENKGRISVKETGPAGTTIMMQLPALADCEGLLFDSIG
- a CDS encoding hydrogenase iron-sulfur subunit, producing the protein MEKFEPVIVAFCCHYCAYTAADMAGSQRLPYPANVKIIRVPCSGKVDAMHIVKAFEKGADGVYVAGCLEGDCHFKNGNNRAAKRVEYVQKYLDEIGIESERLQMVRMSAGMGYRFAQIATEITEKIRELGPSPIKSGAAEKAGKVTC
- a CDS encoding response regulator, producing MSDKKLILVVDDDTDLVEMISMKLESEDFRVAKAYDGVEALDKIKEEKPVLIILDVMMPRKDGYALCDELKNSEEYKDIIVVLLTAVSDAISSTNYTHMGGKTTLADDFVPKPIDLDKLMEIVKDNL
- a CDS encoding ATP-binding response regulator; the protein is MEGEMEKPRILVVDDEERIRDACKMVLEDEGYVVETADNGTLGMQMIEAEHYDVVLLDLMMPVISGLDVLPRLTEQHPDTAVIVITGYATVEHSIEAMKKGAFDFIPKPFSPDQLRAVVAKSIKYTRALQDISDSRSRLRAMVNRLLDGVMTTDADKKIVLANPAFLDLIGFTGNQVQGKTVEEVIDNEEILQIIGEALAMPVDAIAGSYKEISLISGEKDTTRVVGANCAPFRSRTGQIQGMTIVLHDITAVKEMDRMKSDFVSMVSHEIRSPMNSLLAQIKVILDGLAGDVTEKQRQILERASGKVNNLVNLVSELLDLAKIEAGIVGGQQEEIQLRELLQDQIDFHRPAAEQKDIRLQLEIEEEIPAIEADKQSMEEVMTNLITNAIKYSPAKSEVIVTAGKEGEFASIKVRDTGYGIPEEDLAEIFTRFYRVKDKNTREIHGTGLGLAIVKSIVDAHQGSIGVESKLNQGTTFTVLLPPKGNA
- a CDS encoding FAD-dependent oxidoreductase, which encodes MQNTKELPTSNKVLVIGGGLGGIRTALDLAEAEKDVILVDKSYNIGGLMTQLDRTFPTNNCDLCTISPNLSESGRQKHIELQAMTTVLGISGEKGNFTASLQTRPRYINLEKCTACGECLKAFPECVRFTPGLDHRAPTCMRYPQAIPQAYSIDLEKCDDIKALVKVCPAGAIIPDDIGRNREVKCGAVVLAMGAELFDPSHLDYLAYSAQPDVVTSLEYERILSASGPTQGMLLRPSNNERPKKIAWLQCIGSRGIQKGAGSHCSSACCMFALKEAMVTKERFRDDIETTIFYMDMRTFGKDYELYYQRAKNDFGVRFIHSRPHSILQAEGEKDLHLSYTLEGNASQITESFDMVVLSTGFKVGEESRELLEKLGLKINSNNFPVTAGFNPVATSKPGIYVCGTLQEPKDIPETMVQASAAACMAGKDIAPSIADEDKEPLMPEKDISGEEPKVGVFICDCGENIGAVVDVEQLVEYAAGIPGVAVAEAKGHGCSRESMEQIKSTIIEQGLNRVVIAGCSPRTHEAKFQELIRQAGLNKYLLEMANIRDQSTWVHGAEPALATGKSKDLIRVAVGGAIASKPLSEHSLPMNKNILVVGGGVTGMTTALELAGQGFKVYLAEKSPSLGGVAKSLRKTLEGDDVQALVADLIAQTEAHESIEVITGAIIVDHTGMPGMFKTGMQVGKQMFYRQIEHGVTVMATGALPNRPKQYLLGENDNVLTQLEIQTLIEDKPETVKTWDNVVMIQCVGSRNEENPNCSRICCQNAVKNALRLVETNPDIRVFVLYRDMRTYGFQEEYYQKAREKGVIFVRYDSDAPPTVKEAGKIIEVSFTDPILGMNLTVAADCLCLSTGLIADKDSTEELAQVFKLQRTGDGYFLEDHVKLRPVDLAMPGFYVAGTAHSPRSIRESLVQARAAASRAQALLARDFINLGAASAKVDGNKCAACLICVRACPFGIPFINAEGYSEIDPAQCHGCGLCASECPAKAIQLMQFEDDRILAKIEDLFERLEAKA